From one Thalassobaculum sp. OXR-137 genomic stretch:
- a CDS encoding magnesium chelatase subunit D encodes MTAPAAPALSDAALAAVMLAIDPLGLGGIWVRARVGPTLDQWTALFRACLPPAMPVRRLPVHVADDRLIGGIDLAASLRGGRTVHERGLLAETDGGILVVPMAERMTGATASRLAATLDRGAVVAEREGISAVWPARLGVVAIDEGRDDDDPVPAALLDRLALAIDLDAPLDHRETDLSGGIARARACLGDVRIDGPECEALCSIGPALGVESLRLALAALQVARVHAAWNGRDAVARSDVEAAVRLVFARRATRLPAPAEEPAAEEQTSSPPPPADESERTDDNATADASGDRLVEVARAVLPPDLLARLAGGLMPKRQGTAAGRRGEGAASRRRGRPLGTVPGDPRRGDRLNLADTLRAAAPWQRLRGRQGATVLVQPQDFRVTRYKHRSESVTIFVVDASGSSALHRLAEAKGAVELLLAECYVRRDQVALLAFRGPAADLLLPPTRSLVRAKRMLAGLPGGGGTPLASGLDMAAGLARSVRREGRSPSLVVLTDGRANIARDGAPGRESATQDAIDAARRIAVENLPALVVDTSPRPRPEASALAGTMRALYLPLPQADAAAVSRAVIAARGG; translated from the coding sequence GTGACGGCGCCGGCGGCCCCAGCCCTTTCCGATGCCGCGTTGGCGGCCGTGATGCTGGCGATCGATCCGCTCGGACTGGGCGGGATCTGGGTACGGGCGCGGGTCGGGCCGACCCTGGATCAATGGACCGCCCTGTTCCGCGCCTGTCTGCCGCCGGCAATGCCGGTCCGCCGTCTGCCGGTGCACGTGGCCGACGACCGGTTGATCGGCGGCATCGACCTCGCCGCCTCCCTGAGGGGTGGGCGCACCGTTCACGAACGCGGCCTGCTGGCCGAGACCGACGGCGGCATCCTTGTCGTCCCCATGGCGGAGCGCATGACCGGCGCGACGGCATCGCGGCTCGCCGCCACCCTGGACCGGGGGGCGGTTGTGGCCGAGCGCGAGGGGATCAGCGCCGTCTGGCCCGCCCGTCTCGGCGTGGTCGCCATCGATGAAGGCCGGGACGACGACGATCCGGTGCCGGCCGCTCTGCTCGACCGGCTGGCGCTGGCGATCGATCTTGACGCTCCCCTCGACCATCGGGAGACGGACCTGTCCGGCGGGATCGCGCGGGCGCGCGCCTGTCTCGGCGACGTGCGGATCGACGGTCCGGAGTGCGAGGCTCTCTGTTCGATCGGCCCGGCGCTCGGTGTGGAGTCGTTGCGTCTGGCGCTCGCGGCCCTGCAGGTCGCCCGGGTGCACGCCGCCTGGAACGGACGCGACGCGGTCGCCCGGTCGGACGTGGAGGCGGCGGTCCGTCTCGTCTTCGCCCGGCGCGCAACCCGACTTCCGGCACCCGCCGAAGAGCCGGCCGCGGAGGAACAGACGTCTTCGCCACCGCCGCCGGCCGACGAGTCGGAGCGCACGGACGACAATGCCACCGCCGACGCGAGCGGCGACCGGCTGGTGGAGGTGGCGCGGGCCGTGCTGCCGCCGGACCTGTTGGCCCGGCTCGCCGGCGGCCTGATGCCCAAGCGTCAGGGGACTGCGGCCGGACGCCGGGGGGAGGGAGCGGCCTCGCGGCGGCGCGGCCGTCCGCTCGGCACCGTTCCCGGCGATCCGCGGCGGGGCGACCGGCTGAATCTGGCGGACACCCTGCGGGCGGCGGCGCCCTGGCAGAGGCTGCGCGGACGCCAGGGTGCGACCGTGTTGGTCCAGCCGCAGGATTTCCGCGTCACCCGCTACAAGCACCGCAGCGAGAGCGTGACCATCTTCGTCGTCGATGCCTCTGGATCGTCGGCCCTGCACCGGCTGGCCGAGGCCAAGGGGGCCGTCGAACTGCTGCTGGCGGAATGCTATGTGCGCCGCGATCAGGTGGCGCTTCTGGCGTTTCGCGGACCGGCGGCGGATCTGCTCCTGCCGCCGACCCGGTCGCTGGTCCGTGCGAAACGGATGCTGGCCGGATTGCCCGGCGGCGGGGGAACGCCACTCGCCTCGGGCCTCGATATGGCCGCCGGTCTGGCCCGGTCGGTAAGACGCGAGGGCAGATCTCCGTCCCTGGTCGTGCTTACCGACGGCCGGGCCAATATTGCCCGCGACGGCGCGCCCGGCCGCGAGTCGGCGACCCAGGATGCCATCGACGCGGCGCGCCGGATCGCCGTCGAGAACCTCCCCGCCCTGGTGGTCGACACCAGCCCCCGGCCCAGGCCGGAAGCGTCGGCGCTGGCGGGAACCATGCGAGCGCTCTACCTGCCGCTTCCCCAGGCCGACGCGGCGGCGGTGTCCCGCGCGGTGATCGCCGCGCGCGGCGGCTAG
- the bchO gene encoding alpha/beta fold hydrolase BchO, whose translation MPSARDLDWDRDRADWPNAPYSRFLRAGRLRWHVQIAGAGPALLLLHGTGASSHSWAGMVAGLARDFTVVAPDLPGHGFTGSASPYGLSLPGMAHGIGALLDALDIRPVLGVGHSAGAAILARCALDGRPPLQALISLNGALVPFDGVAGRLFSPLAKLLAINPVTPGFLARRLSRPAAFDRLIASTGSSVDAQSSAIYRRLAASPRHVAGTLGMMANWDLRRLARDLPDLTLPLVLVAASGDRTVPPGQASDLAARIPTARLERLPWGGHLAHEERPEEIVALVRRLAAEFGILPGCGASAASGLENELDTRSVN comes from the coding sequence GTGCCATCCGCCCGCGATCTCGACTGGGACCGGGACAGGGCCGACTGGCCCAATGCCCCCTACAGCCGGTTCCTGCGCGCCGGACGCCTCCGCTGGCATGTCCAGATCGCCGGGGCGGGTCCGGCACTGCTGCTGCTTCATGGAACGGGCGCATCGAGCCATAGCTGGGCCGGAATGGTGGCGGGGCTGGCGCGGGACTTCACGGTCGTCGCGCCCGACCTGCCGGGCCACGGCTTCACCGGCTCGGCCTCGCCCTACGGCCTGTCGCTGCCGGGCATGGCCCATGGCATCGGCGCGCTTCTCGACGCCCTGGACATCCGGCCGGTCCTGGGTGTCGGCCATTCCGCCGGCGCGGCGATCCTGGCCCGCTGCGCTCTCGACGGCCGGCCGCCCCTGCAGGCGCTGATCAGTCTGAACGGGGCGCTGGTCCCGTTCGACGGGGTGGCGGGACGGCTGTTCTCGCCGCTGGCCAAGCTGCTGGCGATCAACCCTGTCACGCCCGGATTCCTCGCCCGGCGGCTGTCCCGGCCGGCCGCCTTCGACCGGCTGATCGCGAGCACCGGGTCGAGCGTGGATGCGCAGAGCTCGGCAATCTACCGCCGGCTCGCCGCCAGTCCCCGGCATGTTGCGGGAACGCTGGGCATGATGGCGAACTGGGATCTGCGCCGTCTGGCGCGCGACCTGCCGGATCTGACTCTTCCGCTGGTCCTGGTCGCGGCGTCGGGAGACCGGACGGTTCCGCCGGGCCAGGCGTCGGATCTGGCGGCCCGCATCCCCACGGCGCGCCTCGAGCGGCTGCCCTGGGGCGGGCATCTCGCCCATGAGGAACGGCCGGAGGAAATCGTCGCCCTGGTCCGTCGACTGGCCGCCGAGTTCGGCATCCTGCCTGGCTGCGGCGCATCCGCCGCTTCAGGCTTGGAAAATGAATTGGACACACGTAGTGTAAATTAA
- the crtI gene encoding phytoene desaturase family protein gives MVIGAGFGGLAAAIRLGARGYRVTVLEKLDAPGGRAFVFRQDGFTFDAGPTIITVPFVFEELWTLAGRRFADDIDLRELDPFYRISLADGRFIDVCRDEAEMRRRVDVLFPGEGAGFLRFQAECRRLCDLAFLGQSDRPMHDLVGMAKLAPDLLTHGALRSVHGLAAKYVRDPDLRAILSFHPLLIGGDPFKTTAVYALIPELERRWGVHFAMGGTGALVQGLARLIAGQGSEIRCAEEVDEILVEGGRATGVRLGSGETLAADLVVSNADPGWTYGHLLRRTARRRWTERKVARARYSMSLFVWYFGTDKRYEDVPHHSILLGPRYRGLLDDIFRRKTLADDFSLYLHRPTATDPSLAPPGHDAFYVLSPVPNLSADIDWESAAEPYRRRIERHLSDTVLPGLAQSVVSSHVVTPPYFRDRLNTPLGAGFSLQPLLTQSAWFRPHNRSEEVEGLYLVGAGTHPGAGVPGVLCSAKILDTVVPHAETLR, from the coding sequence GTGGTCATCGGCGCCGGGTTCGGCGGTCTGGCCGCAGCGATCCGGCTCGGCGCGCGCGGCTATCGGGTGACGGTCCTGGAAAAGCTCGACGCCCCCGGCGGCCGGGCTTTCGTTTTCCGGCAGGACGGTTTCACCTTCGACGCCGGGCCCACGATCATCACCGTGCCCTTTGTCTTCGAGGAGCTGTGGACCCTCGCCGGCCGCCGGTTCGCCGACGATATCGATCTGCGGGAGCTCGACCCGTTCTACCGGATTTCGCTGGCCGACGGCCGCTTCATCGACGTCTGCCGCGACGAGGCGGAGATGCGCCGGCGAGTCGATGTCCTGTTTCCGGGCGAGGGGGCGGGGTTTCTCCGGTTCCAGGCCGAATGCCGGCGGCTGTGCGATCTGGCCTTTCTCGGCCAGAGCGACCGGCCGATGCACGATCTGGTCGGCATGGCGAAGCTCGCTCCCGACCTGCTGACCCATGGCGCGCTGCGCTCGGTCCATGGATTGGCGGCGAAATACGTGCGCGACCCGGACCTGCGGGCGATCCTCAGCTTTCACCCGCTGCTGATCGGCGGCGATCCGTTCAAGACGACGGCGGTCTATGCCCTGATTCCCGAACTGGAGCGGCGCTGGGGCGTGCATTTCGCCATGGGCGGCACCGGCGCTCTGGTGCAGGGCCTGGCACGGCTGATCGCCGGGCAGGGGAGCGAGATCCGCTGTGCCGAGGAGGTCGACGAGATCCTGGTCGAGGGCGGCCGGGCGACCGGCGTGCGGCTCGGCTCCGGCGAGACACTGGCGGCGGACCTTGTCGTCTCCAACGCCGATCCGGGCTGGACCTACGGCCATCTGCTGCGACGGACGGCCCGGCGGCGCTGGACTGAGCGCAAGGTCGCCCGCGCCCGCTACTCCATGAGCCTGTTCGTCTGGTATTTCGGCACCGACAAGCGCTACGAGGACGTGCCGCATCACAGCATCCTGCTGGGTCCGCGCTATCGCGGTCTGCTGGACGACATCTTCCGGCGCAAGACCCTCGCCGACGATTTCAGCCTCTATCTGCACCGGCCGACCGCGACCGATCCGTCGCTGGCGCCGCCGGGGCACGACGCTTTCTACGTTCTGTCCCCGGTGCCCAACCTGTCGGCGGATATCGACTGGGAGAGTGCGGCGGAGCCCTATCGTCGCCGGATCGAGCGCCACCTGTCCGACACCGTTCTTCCGGGATTGGCGCAGTCGGTCGTGTCGTCCCATGTTGTCACGCCGCCGTACTTCCGGGACCGCCTGAACACGCCCCTGGGTGCCGGCTTCTCGTTGCAGCCCCTGCTCACCCAGAGCGCCTGGTTCCGGCCGCATAACCGCTCCGAAGAGGTCGAGGGCCTATATCTGGTCGGGGCGGGCACCCATCCGGGCGCCGGCGTGCCGGGTGTCCTGTGTTCCGCAAAGATTCTCGACACCGTGGTGCCCCATGCCGAAACGCTCCGCTGA
- a CDS encoding phytoene/squalene synthase family protein — protein sequence MPKRSAEAALEAADRLACRAMIAQGSRSFHAASRLLPASVAEPALALYAFCRTADDAVDEAGADRVDAAVETVRDRLDGIYAGRPADDPVDREFARVVARFALPRALPDALVEGFSWDARGREYETIDELRAYAARVAGSVGAMMTVLMEARSAPVIARAADLGVAMQLTNIARDIGADARLGRLYLPKLWMREAGIDPDAWLARPRHDPALAEVVHRLLMEAERLYVRSHAGIGQLPVACRTGVRAAQLLYAEIGREVARRGYNGVDRRAVVGRRRKLTLLAWAMLTGQRVTPGLRFEPLPETRFLVEAVAASPAPRPQPGRTFGERAVWTTDLVMRLEKGDRRPRSVSAGTPLGQA from the coding sequence ATGCCGAAACGCTCCGCTGAGGCCGCCCTGGAAGCGGCCGACCGGTTGGCCTGCCGGGCGATGATCGCCCAGGGGTCGCGCAGCTTTCACGCCGCCTCCCGCCTTCTGCCCGCCTCGGTCGCGGAGCCGGCCCTGGCGCTCTACGCCTTCTGCCGGACCGCCGACGACGCGGTGGACGAGGCCGGCGCCGATCGGGTCGACGCCGCCGTCGAGACGGTGCGAGATCGGCTGGACGGGATCTACGCGGGCCGGCCCGCCGACGACCCGGTGGATCGGGAGTTCGCCCGGGTGGTGGCGCGTTTCGCCCTGCCACGCGCGCTGCCCGACGCGCTGGTGGAGGGATTCTCCTGGGATGCCCGCGGGCGTGAGTACGAGACCATCGACGAGTTGCGCGCCTATGCGGCCCGGGTGGCCGGCAGCGTGGGCGCGATGATGACGGTGCTGATGGAGGCCCGGTCCGCGCCGGTGATCGCCCGTGCGGCCGATCTGGGTGTGGCGATGCAGCTCACCAACATCGCCCGCGATATCGGCGCCGACGCCCGACTCGGCCGACTGTATCTGCCGAAGCTGTGGATGCGGGAGGCCGGGATCGATCCCGACGCCTGGCTTGCCCGGCCGCGTCACGACCCCGCCCTGGCCGAGGTCGTCCACCGCCTGCTTATGGAGGCGGAGCGGCTGTATGTCCGATCCCATGCCGGCATCGGCCAGTTGCCGGTTGCCTGCCGCACGGGGGTGCGGGCGGCGCAACTGCTCTATGCGGAGATCGGCCGGGAGGTGGCACGCCGCGGCTATAACGGCGTGGACCGCCGGGCGGTCGTCGGCCGCCGTCGCAAGCTGACGCTACTCGCCTGGGCCATGCTCACCGGGCAGCGGGTGACGCCCGGCCTTCGCTTCGAACCGTTACCGGAAACCCGCTTCCTGGTGGAGGCGGTGGCGGCGAGCCCGGCGCCGCGTCCGCAGCCCGGGCGCACCTTCGGGGAGCGCGCCGTGTGGACCACCGATCTCGTCATGCGCTTGGAAAAGGGCGACCGACGCCCTAGATCCGTTTCGGCGGGGACGCCGCTCGGCCAAGCCTGA
- a CDS encoding TspO/MBR family protein encodes MFDPALLVFIAACTAAALTGVFFKPGQWYENLAKPPWRPPNWLFGPAWTILYAMIAISGWMVWKASSWPAVAPAMAIYGVQLLLNAGWTPLFFGLRRPDLAFYELLLLWASILATTLTFLQISQFAALLLVPYLCWVTFAGALNRSIVLRNPDLARG; translated from the coding sequence TTGTTCGATCCTGCCCTGCTCGTGTTCATCGCGGCCTGTACTGCGGCGGCGCTGACCGGCGTCTTCTTCAAGCCCGGCCAATGGTACGAGAACTTGGCCAAGCCGCCGTGGCGGCCGCCGAACTGGCTGTTCGGCCCGGCCTGGACGATCCTGTACGCGATGATCGCGATTTCCGGATGGATGGTCTGGAAGGCCTCGTCCTGGCCCGCGGTGGCGCCGGCGATGGCGATCTATGGGGTTCAGCTCCTGCTGAACGCCGGCTGGACGCCGCTGTTCTTCGGGCTGCGCCGCCCGGACCTGGCCTTCTACGAGCTTCTGCTGCTCTGGGCCTCGATCCTGGCGACGACCCTCACTTTCCTGCAGATCTCGCAATTCGCCGCCCTGCTGCTGGTGCCCTATCTGTGCTGGGTGACCTTCGCCGGGGCGCTGAACCGCAGCATCGTGCTGCGCAACCCGGATCTGGCGAGGGGGTAG
- a CDS encoding carotenoid 1,2-hydratase, with the protein MFSPYYAWAGRRDPENHCAVNVALYGRDADRWAMTERGRGALDRTQDRFTLGRSSLHWSGSALTITLDERATPHLTPIRGTVTLSPEAMPGRQFPLDPEGRHQWRPIAPLARIEVDLDSPETRWSGHGYLDANHGSDPLEAGFRRWDWSRLRQDGTATVLYDAERRDGGDLRLALRFGADGTVEPFTPPPQICLSDGFWGVRRNTRADTSNGAAILRVLEDSPFYTREVLETRLGGERLAAIHESLDLDRFAHPVVKLMLPFRMPRWTGRSN; encoded by the coding sequence GTGTTCTCGCCCTACTACGCCTGGGCCGGCCGCCGCGATCCGGAGAATCACTGCGCCGTGAACGTGGCGCTGTACGGCCGGGACGCCGACCGCTGGGCGATGACCGAGCGTGGGCGCGGCGCCCTCGACCGGACTCAGGACCGGTTCACCCTGGGCCGGTCGTCGCTGCACTGGTCCGGATCGGCCCTGACCATCACGCTGGACGAACGGGCCACCCCGCATCTCACCCCGATCCGGGGGACCGTGACCCTGAGCCCGGAGGCGATGCCCGGTCGGCAGTTCCCGCTGGACCCCGAGGGCCGTCACCAGTGGCGACCGATCGCACCGCTGGCGCGGATCGAGGTCGATCTGGACAGCCCCGAGACCCGGTGGAGCGGGCATGGATACCTGGACGCCAACCACGGTAGCGACCCGCTGGAGGCGGGGTTCCGGCGGTGGGACTGGTCGCGGCTGCGCCAGGACGGGACGGCGACGGTGCTGTACGACGCCGAGCGCCGGGACGGCGGAGACCTGCGCCTCGCCCTCCGGTTCGGGGCCGACGGAACGGTCGAGCCCTTCACCCCACCGCCGCAGATCTGCCTGTCGGACGGGTTCTGGGGCGTGCGGCGGAACACGCGGGCCGATACCAGCAACGGCGCCGCGATTCTGCGCGTGCTGGAGGACAGCCCGTTCTACACCCGCGAGGTGCTAGAGACCCGGCTGGGCGGCGAGCGGTTGGCGGCGATCCATGAGAGCCTGGATCTGGACCGCTTCGCCCATCCCGTCGTCAAACTGATGCTGCCGTTCCGGATGCCGCGCTGGACGGGCCGTTCCAACTGA
- the crtD gene encoding 1-hydroxycarotenoid 3,4-desaturase CrtD, with translation MIRSDRKRDTPARPPARDRAIVVGAGMAGLSSALLLASRGLAVTVVEAAEAPGGKIRHITVEDRPVDSGPTVVTMRWVFEELFRDAGTSLDAHLTLRPAEILARHAWSQDERLDLYADPERSAAAIGAFAGPAEADRYRAFCEHAARVYRTMEAPFIRGPRPTPVGLSLAGGLTGARDLAAAQPFATLWDGLGRRFHDPRLRQLYARYATYCGASPFQAPATLMLIAHVEQSGVWTIDGGMGRLPEEIMQVARAQGVDFRFGTAVDRILTAGGGASGVRLADGETLAANAVVFCGDVSALGTGLLGDAVRRAAPATPADRRSLSALTLSMVAVPQGFPLVRHNVFFGDDYRGEFDDLFHRRRLPRRPTVYLCAQDRDAGESAGDGGSERLFAIINAPATGDTHSFQDEETERCQESAMDLMARCGLSLDPATTRTAVTTPADFAQRFPGTGGAIYGPAGHGWKAAFERSGAASRIPGLYLAGGSVHPGPGIAMAALSGRQAAERILADLTSRSRSRRVAMPGGMSMRSATTEPAD, from the coding sequence ATGATCCGCTCAGACCGGAAGCGCGACACCCCCGCCAGACCGCCGGCCCGCGACCGCGCGATCGTCGTCGGCGCGGGGATGGCCGGGCTGTCGTCCGCCCTGCTGCTCGCCTCCCGTGGCCTCGCGGTGACGGTGGTCGAGGCGGCGGAAGCGCCAGGCGGGAAGATCCGGCACATCACCGTGGAGGATCGCCCGGTCGATTCCGGTCCGACCGTCGTGACCATGCGCTGGGTCTTCGAGGAGCTGTTCCGGGATGCCGGTACCAGCCTCGACGCCCACCTCACGCTGCGGCCCGCCGAGATCCTGGCCCGTCATGCCTGGAGCCAGGACGAGCGCCTGGACCTGTATGCCGATCCGGAACGCTCGGCGGCCGCGATCGGGGCGTTCGCCGGGCCGGCCGAGGCGGACCGGTACCGCGCCTTCTGCGAGCACGCGGCACGGGTGTACCGCACGATGGAGGCGCCGTTCATCCGTGGCCCGCGTCCGACTCCGGTCGGGCTGTCCCTGGCCGGCGGCCTGACCGGCGCGCGCGATCTGGCCGCCGCCCAGCCCTTCGCCACACTCTGGGACGGGCTCGGCCGCCGCTTCCACGACCCGCGCCTGCGTCAGCTCTACGCCCGCTACGCGACCTATTGCGGCGCGTCCCCGTTCCAGGCCCCGGCCACGCTGATGCTGATCGCCCATGTGGAACAGTCGGGGGTCTGGACTATCGACGGTGGGATGGGTCGGCTACCCGAAGAGATAATGCAGGTGGCGCGGGCGCAGGGGGTCGACTTCCGGTTCGGCACCGCCGTCGACAGGATCCTCACCGCCGGCGGTGGCGCATCGGGCGTCCGACTCGCCGACGGCGAGACGCTGGCGGCCAATGCCGTCGTGTTCTGCGGCGATGTGAGCGCGCTGGGGACCGGATTGCTCGGCGATGCCGTGCGGCGCGCGGCCCCGGCCACGCCCGCCGACAGGCGCTCGCTCTCGGCGCTGACCCTGTCGATGGTCGCCGTTCCGCAGGGCTTTCCGCTGGTCCGGCACAACGTCTTCTTCGGCGACGACTACCGCGGCGAGTTCGACGACCTGTTTCATCGGAGGCGACTGCCGCGGCGGCCGACCGTCTACCTCTGCGCCCAGGATAGAGATGCCGGGGAGTCGGCTGGGGACGGCGGATCCGAGCGGCTGTTCGCCATCATCAACGCGCCGGCCACCGGCGACACCCACAGCTTCCAGGACGAGGAGACCGAACGATGCCAGGAAAGCGCGATGGACCTGATGGCGCGGTGCGGGCTCTCCCTCGATCCGGCGACGACACGGACCGCGGTCACCACGCCGGCGGATTTCGCCCAGCGGTTTCCGGGAACGGGCGGGGCGATCTACGGTCCGGCGGGCCATGGCTGGAAGGCGGCGTTCGAGCGCAGCGGGGCGGCCAGCCGGATCCCGGGCCTCTATCTGGCGGGAGGCAGCGTCCATCCGGGACCGGGGATCGCGATGGCGGCCCTGTCCGGACGACAGGCGGCCGAGCGGATCCTGGCGGACCTGACTTCGCGCAGCCGGTCCCGCCGGGTGGCTATGCCTGGTGGTATGTCGATGCGCTCAGCGACGACGGAACCTGCGGACTGA
- a CDS encoding polyprenyl synthetase family protein has product MDIRLRIEQALEAAVSVGETSEAPPGLAAAIRYAVFPAGHRIRPRILLGVAAACGDDAPKVSAAAAAAIELLHCASLVHDDLPAFDGASTRRGKPSVHRAYGEPLAVLAGDALIVMAFETLARQAGDRPERLAPLIGAVGRAVGSPGGICAGQAWECEAKVDLSAYQRAKTGALFAGAAAAGAVAAGRAGDPWMAFGNGLGEAYQVADDICDLIADPEVIGKPVGQDQANARPNAARELGIDGAKKWLGTLMRRAIDSIPDCPGRDGLCEMVMAEGGKILPKGAVRHAA; this is encoded by the coding sequence ATGGACATCAGGCTCAGGATCGAACAGGCCCTGGAGGCCGCCGTCTCGGTCGGCGAGACCTCCGAAGCGCCGCCGGGCCTGGCCGCGGCGATCCGCTATGCCGTTTTCCCGGCCGGCCACCGGATCCGACCGCGCATCCTTCTGGGTGTCGCGGCGGCCTGCGGCGACGACGCCCCGAAGGTGAGCGCCGCGGCGGCGGCAGCCATCGAACTGCTGCACTGCGCCTCCCTGGTGCATGACGATCTTCCAGCCTTCGACGGGGCCTCGACCCGCCGCGGGAAACCGTCCGTACATCGCGCCTACGGAGAACCGCTGGCGGTGCTCGCGGGCGACGCGCTGATCGTGATGGCCTTCGAAACCCTTGCCCGCCAGGCGGGCGACCGGCCCGAGCGGCTGGCGCCCCTGATCGGTGCCGTCGGCCGCGCGGTCGGCTCGCCGGGCGGTATCTGCGCCGGGCAGGCCTGGGAATGCGAGGCCAAGGTGGACCTGTCCGCCTATCAGCGGGCCAAGACCGGTGCGCTGTTCGCCGGGGCCGCCGCCGCTGGGGCCGTTGCCGCCGGACGGGCCGGCGATCCCTGGATGGCCTTCGGCAACGGGTTGGGCGAGGCCTATCAGGTGGCCGACGACATCTGCGACCTGATCGCGGACCCCGAGGTCATCGGCAAGCCGGTCGGCCAGGACCAGGCCAACGCCCGGCCCAACGCCGCCCGGGAACTGGGTATCGACGGCGCGAAGAAATGGCTGGGCACGCTGATGCGCCGGGCCATCGACTCGATCCCCGACTGCCCCGGCCGCGACGGCCTCTGCGAGATGGTCATGGCCGAAGGCGGCAAGATCCTGCCCAAGGGAGCCGTGCGGCACGCCGCCTGA
- a CDS encoding methyltransferase, with product MADHVANRVPPPARSWWDRWLDLRVRLIADPRFQRFANGFPPTRWIARRKGQALFDLCAGFVYSQILVVFVRFRIAERLADGPRTVADLAGDLALDPDAVERLLRASSALGLTRLRGEGAYGLDDLGAALLGNAGVAEMVEHHAALYADLADPAALLRGRTGEASLERYWGYATAPKAQALGSERVAAYSELMAASVPMIAEDVLDAYPMDGHRLLMDVGGGTGRFVAASLQRTPDLRGLVVDLPAVTEMAGRRLAEDGLSGRAEVAGLNFHSDPLPVGADLATLIRVCFDHDNARVARLLRRIRDGMAPGGKLLLAEAMTDADRPEPIGDAYFGFYLLAMGRGRCRSVETLSGMLRTAGFRSVREVATRRPMLARLLVAEV from the coding sequence ATGGCCGATCACGTCGCCAATCGGGTCCCACCGCCCGCCCGGTCCTGGTGGGACCGCTGGCTCGACCTGCGGGTCCGGCTGATTGCCGATCCGAGGTTCCAGCGGTTCGCCAACGGCTTTCCGCCGACACGGTGGATCGCCCGGCGCAAGGGCCAGGCCCTCTTCGACCTCTGCGCCGGCTTCGTCTATTCCCAGATCCTCGTCGTCTTCGTGCGCTTCCGCATTGCCGAGCGGCTGGCCGACGGTCCCCGCACCGTGGCCGACCTGGCCGGCGACCTCGCGCTCGACCCCGACGCGGTCGAGCGGCTGTTGCGGGCAAGTTCGGCCCTCGGCCTGACCCGGCTTCGCGGGGAGGGCGCCTACGGGCTCGACGATCTCGGCGCCGCGCTGCTCGGGAATGCGGGCGTGGCGGAGATGGTCGAGCATCACGCCGCCCTCTACGCCGACCTCGCCGATCCAGCCGCCCTGTTGCGCGGTCGGACGGGGGAGGCGTCGCTGGAACGGTATTGGGGCTATGCCACGGCACCGAAGGCGCAGGCGCTGGGAAGCGAGCGGGTCGCTGCCTATAGCGAGCTGATGGCCGCCTCGGTGCCGATGATCGCCGAGGACGTACTCGACGCCTATCCGATGGACGGACACCGGCTGCTCATGGACGTGGGCGGCGGGACCGGGCGGTTCGTGGCCGCGTCGCTCCAGCGCACGCCGGATCTGCGCGGCCTGGTCGTCGACCTGCCGGCGGTTACCGAGATGGCCGGGCGCCGACTCGCCGAAGACGGCCTGTCCGGACGGGCGGAGGTCGCGGGACTGAACTTCCACAGCGATCCGCTGCCGGTCGGCGCCGATCTGGCGACCCTGATCCGGGTATGCTTCGACCATGACAACGCGCGGGTCGCCCGCCTGCTCAGACGCATTCGCGACGGGATGGCGCCGGGCGGCAAGCTCCTGCTCGCCGAGGCGATGACCGACGCGGACCGGCCCGAGCCGATCGGCGACGCCTATTTCGGATTCTACCTCCTGGCCATGGGCCGCGGGCGTTGCCGCAGCGTCGAGACGCTGAGCGGCATGCTGCGCACGGCCGGCTTCCGCAGCGTCCGTGAGGTGGCGACGCGCCGGCCCATGCTGGCCCGGCTGCTGGTCGCCGAGGTGTAA